Proteins found in one Hoplias malabaricus isolate fHopMal1 chromosome 17, fHopMal1.hap1, whole genome shotgun sequence genomic segment:
- the atox1 gene encoding copper transport protein ATOX1 — translation MTTHEFFVDMTCEGCSGAVTRVLKKLDVKFDIDLPNKKVFIESDKDTDILLETLKKTGKTVTYIGTK, via the exons ATGACG ACTCACGAATTCTTTGTTGATATGACATGCGAGGGGTGCTCTGGTGCAGTCACACGGGTTCTCAAGAAATTAG ATGTCAAGTTTGACATTGACCTTCCAAACAAGAAGGTCTTCATTGAGTCAGACAAAGATACAGATATTCTCCTGGAAACACTGAAAAAGACAGGGAAGACTGTCACTTATATTGGCACAAAATAG